A region of the Vanrija pseudolonga chromosome 2, complete sequence genome:
ACACGGGCCGACTTGTCGCCGGAGCCCGACACAAGGAAGCGTCCGTCGCGGCTAAAGTCGAGCGAGTAGATCTCCTGCATGTGACCCTGGAGCAGATGGCGAatgcgctgctgcttgatGTCCCAGATCTGGCGGTGTTAGTAAGTTGTTGAAACGACGATGCCACACGAACGCGCAGCCTAGTGACCGCCACGCCAAatgctgctcgccgcgctcttGTTGGACACTTTACTCACCCTGATTTGCCTGTCCTCGGCACCCGTGGCGAGGTACTTGCCGTCTGGGCTGAAGCAGATGCTGCGAATGTAAAGGTcgcccgtcctcgtcgccgactcATCCAAGAGGACGCAGATCTTTGCGCCAGTCTTGGTATCGTAGATCTGAGCGGTGCGGTTGCAGCCGGTGGCAAGGTACTTGCCGTCGTTGGAGAACTTGACGCAGCAAACGACCGTGTCGTGGACAAGGGAGTGGACCAGCGACACATCGAGCTGCTTCTTTGAATGCGACGACCAGATGGCAAACCAATCCGAGCCCTCCTTCTTCAACTCGCGCGATACGTTGTCCGGGTCAAGGTCTGAGAGGAGCGTGGGAGGACTCCGCGTGGGGGTGACGGATCGCGACTCTTTGCGGTCGACGGTAGTCGAGAGAGGTCGAGGAATGGAAGCAGGGGGGTAAGGGGAGCGAGCTACGTCGCCGTGTTAGTGGATTGACTTGCGATGGGCACTGAGAAAGATACGACTTACAGGCGCTGGCGTCTGCGCCGTTAAGCGGAGGGCCGGGAAGCTGGGCAGATGGATATCCTGATCCGCGCTCGTTGCCCTCTGGTCCGCTGGCAGGAGGGAGGTGAGGGGGAGAGGTGGGCGCTGGTCCGTTGCCAGGCGGGCCTCGGTTCTCGAGCTCACGACGCAAACGGGCAATCTCGGCCTCGTATCTGCGCCCCAAGCGTTAGCATCCACCCACCAATGTCCAGAAACAGTCAGACTTACTCTTGTCGGACCTTGGCGTGGGTCGCCTCAAGCTCGTATAGTGACTGACGAATCATGCCGAGCTCGTTGATCTGCTGCGAGACTACCTGGGTTAGTCGCGCACGGCCAACGCGCTCGGGGTCGGGACAAGACTCACTCTTTGCCTCGTATTCGTCCCTCTGCACCTTCCAGTTGCCGCCATCCTGGGCAACCGTCTCAAACTCGGCCTTGATCAAGTCAAAGAACTCTCCCAGTCGAGCGATCGACGCGGGAGGGACGGCAGACAGCggggccgccgacggcgcagcCGCGGGAGGCAGGCGGTGGTGCTGCGAGGTCGACGAAAGGACGTTTGGATGACCGACGCGGGGGCGTGGAGGGCCAGAGAGCAGAGACGGAGACACAGGCATTTGACCAGAGTATTGAGGATCGAGTTGCGGTTGCGATGGATAGGTGACCGAACACGAGTCGAGGCCGATGGTGGGAAATTAGTGCGAGTGAAAGAAAAGACAAAGGTCAGCTTAATGTTATCCAAGGTCGCGGGGAATgtggaggggggggggaggcCTCGAGAGAATGCACcatgggcgacgaggccgagcacacaccacgcaccacccaccgcctCGGAAGCACAGAGGCGGCAGGCACGAGGACAGCAACCAGGTctgtgggtggtggggtgggggggccGACGCGAGACCGACAGACTCACGTTGTAAATACCAGCGGGCTGCATGGGAGCTGTTTCGAACAATCGGTGTCAAGTGAGTGCTTGCTCGACTGTACGCCTTTGAAAAAGAGGGTGACTGGGTTGgggggccgaggcgcgaAAGAGTTGAAAGAAGTGGGGGTTGGTTGGTCGCTATGCGCGTGCGGGCAGGCCGATTGTTCCGGGCTctgtgcgtcgtcgaggatgaaGGGAGAGGAAGGGGGTCCGGGATTCGGGGCGTGCTTGCGCTTGGTTGTGCTTGCTTGGTGTGGGTTAGACAAGTGAGGTTTTGAGACTGTGGGATCGGGGTGGATGGATGCGAGATGGAAGAGAGTGACGagtggatggatggatgtcgagagtgagtgagggtGGGAGGGGTTGTAAACGGCGAGATTGAGGTCGTTGGTGggatcgaggaggagatgcgtgtcgagcaggcaGGGCAGGTGGGGTGGGTCACTATGGTGAGTATAGTGAGTCAAGTGCCAGCCAGgacgagccagccagccagccagccagccaggtgAGTATGCCGCcgtgcgtcgtgcgccgtgcgccgtgccgctgtcgtgccgccgccgaggcgccgccgcgacgccgtgggGTGCGCCGGGGTGCACGAGCCGAGGGGCAAGCAGAGGGGGGTCGCCGGGCGGTGGGGGGGCCAAAAGGCCCAGGTTGGACCTGTTCCTGGTGGAAAATGCGCCCTGGCAAGGATGCATTTGCTGGAAAAGAACAAGTCAGCACAACAACACTAACACGCCGAATACACCCCGTCGTCAGTTTTCTAATTGCCGCGTATTAGCCTCGCCCACCAACGTTGTAAACAACACCACCAAAAAAAGTCTCCGAGTTAAAGCAGGACGGCCGTATAAGCCGCCATCCGCTAGACTAACTTGGCCCTGCGCCCGCCCATGCGCGACATTCCCCAATCTTGCCGATCGATCGCCCGATGCTCCGATGATgcagcgcgcgacgaccaAACGTCTTTGCCGTTCCtggccagcgagcgacgagcaaCAAGCAAAACATGTGTCATCGCATGTTGTCACTTAGTCACTCCCGCGCCGCAGCATGTGGCGATCCATGCCTTGTTGAATGATGCACGACAGTGTCACTGTTGCATCCGAGCTGATGCAGATGCAAATCGCGGAGctcgcgagctcgggcagAGCGGCACGTGCGGCGCAttgacgcggcgcgcgccgcacggtggggttggtggggttgtgttgttgttggggaCAATGGActgcgtgtgcgtgtgcgttGTGCGAAGGTGTCTGAGCGCAAGcgcccacccgcgccgcagAGCCGAGCGTCGTCCAGTCGACTGGACTGGACCGTctgtgctgttgctg
Encoded here:
- the rco-1 gene encoding Transcriptional repressor rco-1 — translated: MQPAGIYNHHRLPPAAAPSAAPLSAVPPASIARLGEFFDLIKAEFETVAQDGGNWKVQRDEYEAKISQQINELGMIRQSLYELEATHAKVRQEYEAEIARLRRELENRGPPGNGPAPTSPPHLPPASGPEGNERGSGYPSAQLPGPPLNGADASASRSPYPPASIPRPLSTTVDRKESRSVTPTRSPPTLLSDLDPDNVSRELKKEGSDWFAIWSSHSKKQLDVSLVHSLVHDTVVCCVKFSNDGKYLATGCNRTAQIYDTKTGAKICVLLDESATRTGDLYIRSICFSPDGKYLATGAEDRQIRIWDIKQQRIRHLLQGHMQEIYSLDFSRDGRFLVSGSGDKSARVWDIEKGVCVFDLRIEDFIHNEHGPIDAGITSVALSPDGKLVAAGSLDTMVRVWNVQTGQQVERLKGHKDSVYSVAFSPDGKCLVSGSLDRTLRVWDLTQTKRALDGNGPSSKDAAEKGGFGSCASTLNGHKDYVLSVAISPDGRWVVSGSKDRSIQFWDIHSGQAQFMLQGHKNSVISIDLARSGGLLASGSGDCHARIWSYGPP